Proteins encoded together in one Thermococcus gammatolerans EJ3 window:
- a CDS encoding M20/M25/M40 family metallo-hydrolase translates to MKTERAKEILLQLLKIPSPSGQEDRIMLHIMEFLHKLDYDVHIESDGEIIDLVVNPEAELFYEVHVDTIPIRAEPFVRGNIIYGTGASDIKGGAAAILLMLESLKRENKDLNVGIVFVSDEELGGRGSALFMERYRPKMAVVLEPTDLEVHIAHAGNIEAYFEVDGKEAHGACPESGVNAIEETYKMLEELKKLEPFNTKGEFFDPHIGIQELVCENPVYLIPALCKGRLEARLLPEQEVEDVLDLMDPILDEYTKSYEYTEIWDGYKLEPDEEIVQLAKKAMEKTGLDEFGGMRSWTDAINFMYNGTRTIVFGPGNLDISHTKFERIDVRDVVTASEFLKALNEIYGKGD, encoded by the coding sequence ATGAAGACCGAGAGAGCGAAGGAAATACTCCTCCAGCTTTTGAAGATACCCTCGCCTTCGGGCCAGGAAGACAGGATAATGCTCCACATCATGGAGTTCCTCCATAAGCTCGACTACGACGTCCACATCGAGAGCGACGGCGAGATAATAGACCTCGTCGTGAACCCTGAGGCGGAGCTCTTCTACGAGGTCCACGTGGACACGATACCGATTCGCGCTGAGCCCTTCGTCAGGGGCAACATAATCTACGGCACCGGCGCGAGCGACATAAAGGGCGGCGCCGCGGCAATACTCCTCATGCTTGAGAGCCTGAAGAGGGAAAACAAGGACCTCAACGTCGGTATCGTCTTCGTCAGCGACGAGGAGCTCGGCGGTCGCGGGAGCGCGCTCTTTATGGAGCGTTACCGGCCCAAGATGGCCGTCGTTCTGGAACCGACCGACCTTGAGGTGCACATCGCCCACGCCGGCAACATCGAGGCCTACTTTGAGGTGGATGGCAAGGAAGCTCACGGTGCCTGTCCCGAGAGCGGTGTCAACGCGATTGAGGAGACCTATAAGATGCTCGAGGAGCTTAAAAAGCTCGAACCCTTCAATACCAAGGGCGAGTTCTTCGACCCACACATTGGAATTCAGGAGCTCGTCTGCGAGAACCCCGTTTACCTCATCCCCGCCCTCTGCAAGGGAAGGCTCGAGGCGAGACTCTTACCAGAGCAGGAGGTCGAGGATGTCCTCGACTTAATGGACCCTATACTCGACGAGTACACCAAGAGCTACGAGTACACCGAGATATGGGACGGCTACAAGCTCGAACCGGACGAAGAGATAGTCCAGCTAGCCAAGAAGGCGATGGAGAAGACGGGCCTCGACGAGTTCGGCGGAATGAGGAGCTGGACGGACGCGATAAACTTCATGTACAACGGAACGAGGACGATAGTTTTCGGCCCAGGCAACCTCGACATCTCGCACACTAAGTTCGAGCGCATAGACGTCAGGGACGTTGTTACGGCAAGCGAGTTCCTGAAGGCCCTCAATGAGATTTACGGGAAGGGCGACTGA
- a CDS encoding GNAT family N-acetyltransferase translates to MEIVRLTEKHLPDFQGLYIEFFKELRGKQGWSPHAEAEYRAEATYYFKRDDIIFLALENGEAAGFIRVSSRDGSFWVEELFVRPEFRGRGIGRALVERAEEEVLKWDSALYLFVLPQDKDAIAFWKRLGYDTINTVELVKDLEPTPRDSGFHTVELLGERFKIFRWKGEKFSEDEKRFMELLEEFYRRGGTKEEFLWTVNTALEKWLTGVEECKKALERVGIETEVTPAELWDYLNARTYENDVYEPGEILSNDYLVIHEVREIECLKARGLEITPNVIIENPKETYECHLIALEAELQRAGKEGNAKWIKKRCRDVEEYLRDENLPENLKGRVVAILERFCTVS, encoded by the coding sequence ATGGAGATAGTTCGCCTAACCGAAAAACATCTTCCAGACTTCCAAGGGCTTTACATCGAGTTTTTCAAGGAGCTCAGGGGGAAGCAGGGCTGGAGTCCACACGCTGAGGCAGAGTACCGGGCCGAGGCGACGTATTACTTTAAAAGGGACGACATAATCTTCCTTGCCCTTGAAAACGGAGAGGCTGCTGGTTTCATCAGGGTTTCGAGCAGGGATGGAAGTTTCTGGGTGGAAGAGCTCTTCGTAAGGCCAGAGTTCAGGGGAAGGGGCATCGGAAGGGCTCTCGTTGAGAGGGCCGAGGAGGAGGTTCTGAAGTGGGATTCGGCTCTTTACCTCTTCGTCCTGCCACAGGATAAGGACGCCATAGCTTTCTGGAAGAGACTCGGCTACGATACGATAAACACTGTCGAGCTCGTGAAGGATCTTGAGCCAACGCCCAGAGATAGCGGCTTTCACACCGTCGAGCTCCTTGGAGAACGCTTTAAAATCTTCCGCTGGAAGGGGGAGAAGTTCAGTGAGGATGAGAAGCGCTTCATGGAACTGCTCGAGGAGTTTTACCGGAGGGGCGGGACGAAGGAGGAGTTTCTCTGGACAGTAAACACGGCCCTTGAAAAATGGCTGACGGGGGTTGAGGAGTGCAAGAAAGCCCTGGAAAGGGTGGGAATAGAAACAGAGGTAACTCCCGCTGAGCTGTGGGATTATCTGAACGCGAGAACATATGAAAACGATGTTTATGAGCCCGGGGAGATACTCTCCAACGACTACCTCGTGATTCACGAGGTCAGGGAAATTGAATGCCTCAAAGCCAGAGGCCTTGAGATAACGCCGAACGTGATAATCGAGAACCCAAAAGAGACGTACGAGTGCCACCTCATAGCTCTTGAGGCGGAACTCCAGCGTGCTGGAAAAGAGGGTAATGCTAAATGGATTAAAAAACGCTGCCGTGATGTTGAAGAGTACCTCCGAGACGAGAACTTGCCTGAGAATCTGAAGGGACGAGTTGTAGCAATACTTGAGAGGTTCTGCACTGTATCCTGA
- a CDS encoding DUF234 domain-containing protein, which yields MSLYRISDPILLSWFLLTYPQMAEIASGTAKLDDLYRVFSVRFEDLAREFILLKRPIEFETLGRWWFRGEEIDIVALGRGMASLIEVKWKDLGKREARRILRELEGKARFVRFDGAFRFGLIARGVEGKEELREEGYLVWDLRDFLKRGKAYLQLKTKVEELLEKPKSDPWRSTRRFRSCLRGGA from the coding sequence GTGAGCCTTTACAGGATAAGCGACCCGATTCTGCTGAGCTGGTTTCTCCTTACCTACCCCCAGATGGCCGAGATAGCCTCGGGAACCGCTAAGCTCGACGACCTCTACAGGGTTTTCTCGGTTCGCTTTGAGGACCTCGCGAGGGAGTTCATTCTTCTCAAAAGGCCGATTGAGTTCGAAACCCTCGGCAGGTGGTGGTTCAGGGGCGAAGAAATCGATATCGTGGCGTTGGGCAGGGGGATGGCCAGCCTGATTGAGGTCAAGTGGAAGGACTTGGGCAAGAGGGAGGCGAGGAGGATTTTAAGGGAGCTGGAGGGCAAAGCAAGGTTCGTCCGCTTTGACGGCGCTTTCAGGTTCGGCCTCATCGCAAGGGGCGTTGAGGGAAAGGAAGAGCTGAGGGAGGAGGGCTACCTCGTCTGGGATCTGCGGGACTTCCTCAAAAGGGGAAAGGCTTATCTCCAGCTGAAGACAAAGGTTGAGGAGCTCTTGGAAAAGCCGAAAAGCGACCCTTGGCGCTCTACTCGACGCTTCCGCTCCTGCTTGAGAGGGGGAGCTTGA
- a CDS encoding DEAD/DEAH box helicase: MHPLLRKAIRERFGRLNRLQQDSFREVSSGKSVLIIAPTGSGKTEAAVLPVFNEILEEGLKPISALYIAPLKALNRDLLERLEWWGRKLGITVEVRHGDTSAHRKAKQTKNPPQMLIITPETLGVILTVKSLRKHLENVKFVIVDEIAELVDNKRGSQLLLNLERLAEIADFKRIGMTATVGNEEEVRDWLKAETIVKPNWKKSYRFHVLYPKPKEEDKELAEKLSVSPEIASRLRVLWEIVEKHGKALIFTNTRQFAEVLAHRLKAWGKPVEVHHGSLSKEARVRAEKALKEGKIKALICTSSMELGIDIGDVDVVIQYMSPRQVNRLVQRVGRAKHRIGEVSEGYIIATNVEDYLQSLVIAKRALEGRFEAVEPIGGLDVLAHFVVGLLIEYKRLPRERPYEIAKRAYVYRDLSWSDYLDVLRVLEDARLVGYDEESNLLYLRRGAFQYYYENLSTIPDEVSWRVFDAKSGHVIGRLDESFVMDLEEGMEFVMNGRSWIVLKIDDEARLLKVRESRSLESAIPSWEGEMIPVPFGVAFDVGRLRRELVFDFNKALDLLEGVEFSEEELRRAFEEIRDEPFPTDRDIVVESTPKALVIHADFGSRANEAIGRIVHSLLILRYGRVFSVRSQGHAIVFKTPFQLNPEEVKRYLYQEPGRVELIVSRALRDSHAYRWRMLNVAKRFGALRRDARIRKVERLFEGTVIERETLNELYHDKVDVKKAELVMELLKAGSLRVKTVLRKEPSTLARLNMTVSGEFLLSGVLERDELIELFKKRLLEHEVVLVCTNCGWHSKTKVARLQNIKLRQCPRCGSKMLAVAHPIDAEEFLSVLEKVRHGKPLERKEERIYRKILKAADLVDTYGFEAVLALASYGTGPDTAARLLAQYRGDALILALMEREKQFIRTRRFWVERKEKEDTENGSAS, from the coding sequence ATGCACCCACTCCTCAGAAAGGCCATCCGGGAGCGCTTTGGGAGGCTCAACCGGCTCCAGCAGGACTCGTTCAGGGAAGTTAGCTCGGGAAAGAGCGTCCTAATCATCGCGCCGACCGGCTCGGGGAAGACGGAAGCCGCGGTTCTGCCCGTCTTCAACGAAATCCTTGAAGAAGGACTAAAACCCATTTCGGCCCTCTACATCGCCCCGCTCAAAGCATTAAACAGGGACTTGCTTGAGAGGCTCGAATGGTGGGGGAGGAAGCTCGGGATAACCGTCGAGGTACGGCACGGCGATACATCAGCCCACAGAAAGGCGAAGCAGACGAAGAATCCGCCCCAGATGCTAATCATCACCCCTGAAACCCTCGGCGTGATTCTGACTGTTAAATCCCTCAGAAAGCACCTCGAAAACGTGAAGTTCGTCATCGTTGACGAGATAGCGGAGCTCGTAGATAACAAGCGCGGTTCCCAGCTCCTCCTGAACCTTGAGAGACTTGCCGAGATAGCGGACTTCAAGAGGATAGGCATGACCGCAACCGTCGGCAACGAGGAAGAGGTGAGGGACTGGCTGAAGGCCGAAACGATAGTAAAGCCGAACTGGAAAAAGAGCTACCGCTTCCACGTTCTCTATCCAAAGCCGAAGGAGGAAGATAAGGAGCTGGCGGAGAAGCTGAGCGTCTCGCCCGAGATAGCGTCCCGTCTGAGGGTTCTGTGGGAGATAGTTGAAAAGCACGGAAAAGCCCTCATCTTCACCAACACGCGCCAGTTCGCGGAGGTTTTAGCCCACCGCCTCAAGGCCTGGGGAAAGCCCGTAGAGGTTCACCACGGCTCGCTCTCGAAGGAGGCGCGCGTCAGAGCCGAGAAGGCCCTTAAGGAGGGGAAAATCAAGGCCTTAATCTGCACCTCCTCAATGGAGCTCGGCATAGACATAGGTGATGTGGACGTTGTAATACAGTATATGAGCCCGAGGCAGGTCAACAGGTTGGTTCAGCGCGTCGGAAGGGCGAAGCACAGGATTGGAGAGGTCAGCGAGGGCTACATCATAGCGACGAACGTGGAGGACTACCTCCAGAGCCTCGTCATAGCGAAACGGGCCTTGGAAGGGCGTTTCGAGGCGGTCGAGCCGATAGGCGGGCTTGACGTCCTGGCTCACTTCGTCGTCGGGTTGCTCATTGAATACAAACGCCTTCCGCGCGAGAGGCCCTACGAGATAGCGAAACGAGCGTATGTTTACCGCGATTTGAGCTGGAGCGATTACCTCGACGTTCTCCGCGTTCTGGAGGACGCTCGTTTGGTCGGCTACGATGAGGAGAGCAACCTCCTCTACCTCAGGCGAGGAGCGTTCCAGTACTACTACGAGAACCTCTCGACGATTCCCGATGAAGTCTCGTGGCGCGTTTTCGACGCCAAAAGTGGGCACGTCATAGGGAGGCTCGATGAGAGCTTCGTGATGGATTTGGAGGAGGGCATGGAGTTCGTAATGAACGGGCGGAGCTGGATTGTGCTCAAGATAGACGACGAGGCGAGGCTTTTGAAGGTTCGCGAGAGCAGGAGCCTTGAGAGCGCGATACCGAGCTGGGAGGGTGAGATGATTCCCGTTCCCTTCGGGGTTGCGTTCGACGTCGGCAGGCTGAGGAGGGAGCTGGTCTTCGACTTCAACAAAGCTTTAGACCTTTTGGAGGGCGTTGAGTTCAGCGAGGAGGAACTTAGAAGGGCCTTTGAGGAAATCAGGGACGAGCCGTTTCCGACCGACCGAGATATCGTCGTCGAGAGCACCCCGAAAGCTCTGGTAATCCACGCCGATTTCGGGAGCAGGGCGAACGAAGCGATAGGGAGGATAGTTCACTCGCTCCTAATCCTCCGCTACGGCAGGGTTTTCTCCGTAAGGAGCCAGGGGCACGCGATAGTCTTCAAAACGCCATTCCAGCTCAACCCTGAGGAGGTCAAGCGCTACCTCTATCAGGAGCCCGGGAGAGTTGAGTTAATAGTTTCCCGCGCTCTGAGAGATTCCCACGCCTACCGCTGGAGAATGCTGAACGTGGCCAAGCGCTTTGGGGCGCTGAGGAGGGACGCGAGGATAAGAAAGGTGGAGAGACTCTTCGAGGGGACGGTGATTGAGAGGGAAACGCTCAACGAGCTCTACCACGACAAGGTGGATGTAAAAAAGGCCGAGCTCGTGATGGAGCTACTCAAGGCCGGCTCGCTGAGGGTGAAGACCGTCCTAAGGAAGGAGCCCTCAACTCTGGCGAGGCTCAACATGACGGTGAGCGGGGAGTTCCTGCTGTCGGGCGTTCTCGAGAGAGACGAGCTAATTGAGCTGTTCAAAAAGAGACTGCTTGAACACGAGGTCGTTCTGGTCTGCACCAACTGCGGGTGGCACTCGAAAACGAAAGTGGCGAGGCTCCAAAACATCAAGCTGAGGCAGTGCCCGCGCTGCGGCTCGAAGATGTTAGCTGTGGCGCACCCGATTGACGCCGAGGAGTTCCTCTCGGTACTTGAGAAGGTCCGCCACGGAAAGCCGCTGGAAAGGAAGGAAGAGAGAATCTACAGAAAGATTCTCAAGGCGGCCGATTTGGTCGATACCTACGGCTTCGAAGCGGTTCTAGCGCTGGCGAGCTACGGAACGGGACCAGATACCGCCGCGCGACTGCTCGCGCAGTACCGGGGAGACGCCTTAATCCTCGCGCTTATGGAGAGGGAGAAGCAGTTCATAAGAACGAGGCGGTTCTGGGTTGAGAGGAAGGAGAAGGAAGATACAGAAAACGGGAGTGCATCTTGA
- a CDS encoding ATP-binding protein, translated as MMQQFVNRKGELDALRRAFEGDKAELIVVYGRRRVGKTALVLKAAEGFRHVYFLADERSEAENLAEFRKKVAQFLGDEVVARSDLGWIEVFRLIAERGNGVVMIDELPYLVEGNPAFPSVLQKAWDLHLQNSKVKLVLVGSSIGMMERLLGHKSPLYGRRTMQIDLKPLRYWHVPEFLPGYSPEDWMRVYGVADGIPLYLKQFDGSSSFWENVGRLFLRKESPLYTEAEFLLRQEFREPARYFSILKAIAFGKTSFGEIVNFTAFDRGTVSRYLDNLARIRVIAKVHPAFEPEKRRNTRYEFADNYFRFWFRFVYPNRERIERELYTEVLKDVKANFDHYMGPVFERAAEDFLWRRFAFERGGRWWRRGEEVDFVGVKNGTAYFFEAKWGTLDHREALRVLKRLEEKAENVRTGAKKRCLGIVARAVEDRERLEERGFLVFELRDLFGFS; from the coding sequence ATGATGCAACAATTCGTCAACAGAAAGGGCGAGCTCGATGCTCTCAGGAGGGCCTTTGAGGGCGACAAAGCGGAGCTGATAGTGGTTTACGGGAGGAGAAGGGTCGGAAAGACGGCGCTCGTCCTGAAGGCCGCCGAAGGGTTCAGGCACGTCTACTTCCTCGCGGACGAGAGGAGCGAAGCGGAGAACCTCGCGGAGTTCAGGAAGAAGGTGGCACAATTCCTGGGCGATGAGGTCGTCGCCCGCTCCGACCTCGGCTGGATCGAGGTGTTCCGTCTCATCGCGGAGCGTGGAAATGGAGTTGTCATGATAGACGAGCTCCCCTACCTCGTTGAAGGAAACCCGGCTTTCCCCTCGGTTCTCCAGAAGGCATGGGACTTGCATCTCCAGAACTCGAAGGTCAAGCTCGTTCTCGTCGGCTCGTCAATCGGCATGATGGAGAGGCTTCTCGGCCATAAAAGCCCGCTCTACGGCAGAAGAACAATGCAGATTGACCTCAAGCCCCTCAGGTACTGGCACGTTCCTGAGTTCCTGCCCGGCTACTCCCCCGAGGACTGGATGAGGGTTTACGGCGTTGCCGACGGGATACCCCTCTACCTGAAGCAGTTCGACGGTAGTTCATCGTTCTGGGAGAACGTTGGAAGGCTATTCCTCAGAAAGGAGAGCCCCCTCTACACCGAGGCGGAGTTCCTTCTCAGACAGGAGTTCAGGGAGCCGGCGCGGTACTTCTCGATACTGAAGGCGATAGCCTTCGGGAAGACGAGCTTCGGGGAGATAGTGAACTTCACGGCCTTTGACAGGGGGACCGTTTCGCGCTACCTCGACAACCTCGCCAGAATAAGGGTGATAGCCAAGGTTCACCCGGCCTTTGAGCCCGAGAAGAGGAGGAACACCCGCTACGAGTTCGCCGATAACTACTTCCGCTTCTGGTTCCGCTTCGTCTATCCGAACAGGGAGAGGATTGAGCGGGAGCTCTACACTGAGGTTCTGAAGGACGTTAAGGCAAACTTCGACCACTACATGGGACCTGTGTTTGAGAGGGCCGCTGAGGATTTCCTGTGGCGGAGGTTCGCCTTCGAGCGGGGCGGAAGGTGGTGGCGCAGGGGAGAAGAGGTCGACTTCGTGGGCGTGAAGAACGGAACCGCGTACTTCTTCGAGGCCAAATGGGGCACCTTAGACCATCGAGAGGCCCTCCGGGTTCTTAAAAGGCTTGAGGAAAAGGCCGAGAACGTCAGAACCGGGGCAAAGAAAAGGTGCCTCGGCATCGTTGCAAGGGCCGTAGAGGACAGGGAAAGGCTTGAGGAGAGGGGCTTCCTCGTCTTCGAGCTCAGGGACCTCTTTGGATTCTCTTGA
- a CDS encoding MFS transporter, whose protein sequence is MKRTLYRLHVITSSLRIVGDAIEYVALPWSLLNATGSLISIGGFSLFTHLPWVLFPPILGRALDRATKKVRLAFLALILQALLAVLIVPLSSNVWAFYLIVSGISALDILHRYYGLSLIASMTLDSSELQSLNAKLATVENALSLVAFPLAGFLTYRFGIRAMLLDAVLLLLGALALVPYLNVEVKREGTEEAREEKRLQISRRLVVGVLASVLLFNFALGSFRIFVFASLKELAKGEVLYGLLQGLTTVGSLVAVAGLTYLARKRLAGLKRPLILGMLLQSIALLIVGVPAVVALFPAVFILGFGGELLNVSFDSLMQRFIPLESLGTARGVFDALATIVIPLSHLVFAWLIERGVETLCLTSAAFLIGALAVGLFAITTRGLPSG, encoded by the coding sequence ATGAAGCGAACCCTCTACCGCCTGCACGTCATAACCTCATCCCTCAGAATCGTTGGGGACGCCATCGAGTACGTGGCCTTACCCTGGAGCCTGCTGAACGCGACGGGCTCGCTGATCAGCATAGGCGGTTTTTCGCTCTTCACCCATCTGCCGTGGGTTCTCTTCCCCCCAATTCTTGGCAGGGCCCTCGATAGAGCTACCAAAAAGGTGAGGCTTGCCTTCCTCGCTCTCATCCTCCAGGCCCTACTGGCGGTTCTTATAGTGCCGCTCTCCTCGAACGTCTGGGCTTTCTACCTCATAGTCTCTGGAATATCCGCTCTGGACATTCTCCACCGCTACTACGGGCTCTCGCTGATTGCCTCGATGACCCTTGACTCTTCAGAGCTCCAAAGCCTCAACGCAAAGCTCGCCACGGTTGAAAACGCCCTATCCCTGGTGGCTTTTCCACTGGCCGGCTTCTTGACCTATCGCTTCGGGATAAGGGCAATGCTCCTCGACGCGGTTCTCCTTCTCCTCGGAGCGCTCGCGCTGGTTCCCTACCTGAACGTTGAGGTGAAGCGCGAAGGGACAGAGGAGGCAAGGGAAGAGAAACGGCTACAAATCAGCCGTCGGCTCGTGGTTGGAGTACTCGCCTCGGTGCTGCTCTTCAACTTCGCTCTCGGTTCCTTCAGGATATTCGTCTTCGCCTCCTTAAAGGAACTCGCAAAAGGTGAGGTCCTCTACGGCCTCCTCCAGGGACTCACGACGGTCGGAAGCCTCGTGGCGGTCGCGGGGCTGACATACCTGGCCCGGAAGAGGCTGGCCGGACTAAAGCGGCCGCTGATCCTCGGAATGCTCCTCCAGAGCATCGCGCTCCTCATCGTCGGCGTTCCGGCGGTGGTAGCGCTGTTCCCGGCGGTTTTCATCCTCGGCTTCGGCGGGGAGCTCCTCAACGTCTCGTTCGACAGTCTGATGCAGAGGTTCATCCCCCTTGAGAGCCTCGGGACTGCGAGGGGCGTTTTTGACGCCCTTGCGACGATTGTGATTCCGCTCTCGCATCTGGTTTTTGCGTGGCTGATTGAAAGGGGTGTAGAGACGTTATGCCTAACTTCAGCGGCGTTTCTTATCGGGGCTCTCGCAGTTGGGCTCTTCGCCATCACTACGAGAGGCCTTCCGTCAGGTTGA
- a CDS encoding GNAT family N-acetyltransferase: MEPIIREARPEDRPFIEEIARLTWDGEDYLARVFDEWLGDNFYVLELDGKVVGTAKLTILPGKVGWLEGLRVHPEYRGRGYGRKLHDFMLQLGEKLAKEGRIEALEFATYFLSRESIAMAKRDGFSITAKFFNLGAKVSAFEPEEPAMVEPSLEDLTLGVIPAGLKFLRRSHESLEWLKAKAEFYDINGFRFLVPKGEATFTPLDVGLATLKAMLPAMAWVARERGWEEFEVMLPSGVKPLLPGLRRLGLFLWEETEEPNVLVFRKRLVWG; encoded by the coding sequence ATGGAGCCGATCATCCGCGAGGCAAGGCCAGAAGATAGACCCTTCATCGAGGAAATAGCGAGGCTGACCTGGGACGGTGAGGATTACTTAGCAAGGGTCTTCGATGAGTGGCTCGGCGATAACTTCTACGTGCTTGAGCTGGACGGAAAGGTCGTCGGGACGGCGAAGCTAACCATTCTGCCCGGAAAAGTCGGCTGGCTTGAAGGACTGAGGGTTCACCCAGAATACAGGGGCAGAGGCTACGGGAGGAAGCTCCACGACTTCATGCTTCAGCTTGGTGAGAAACTCGCGAAAGAAGGCAGGATTGAGGCCCTTGAGTTTGCGACCTACTTCCTCAGCCGCGAGAGCATAGCCATGGCAAAGAGAGACGGCTTCTCGATAACCGCGAAGTTCTTCAACCTGGGGGCGAAGGTTTCCGCCTTCGAGCCCGAGGAGCCAGCGATGGTAGAGCCCAGCCTAGAAGACCTGACCCTCGGCGTAATTCCCGCCGGATTGAAGTTTCTCCGCAGGAGTCATGAGAGCCTCGAATGGCTGAAGGCGAAGGCCGAATTCTACGACATCAACGGCTTCCGCTTCCTCGTTCCGAAGGGGGAGGCAACGTTCACGCCCCTCGACGTTGGACTGGCAACTCTCAAGGCGATGCTTCCCGCTATGGCTTGGGTCGCCCGCGAGAGGGGATGGGAGGAGTTCGAGGTGATGCTCCCGAGCGGTGTTAAGCCCCTCCTGCCGGGACTGAGGAGGCTTGGTCTCTTCCTATGGGAGGAGACTGAGGAGCCTAACGTGCTGGTGTTCCGGAAGAGGCTCGTGTGGGGCTGA